Genomic DNA from Paenibacillus sp. KS-LC4:
CGTCTTCGCAAGCAGGCAGTGTCTGCTGCCCAGAGGGATATTAATAATGTCGCCGGCCTTTACAGTTCTCAGCTCGTCATCGAGCATCATTTCGCCTTCACCGGACAAAATCGTCCATACCTCGCAGCGATTGTTATGATAGTGATAGCTGAAGTTTTTCCCTCTATCGACACAGACACGCTTCGTCATAACCTCGCTGCCGTCTGGATATTTCAAATAATCGAGCACGATATAGTAGCCCCATCTGCGTTCCTCGTACATCGGGCGCTTGTCGCGATTTTTCAGCACCTCTTTAATACGCGGACTGGATGCCTTGTCGGACACCAGAATGCCGTCAGGGCTTGCAGCGACGATGGCATTTTTGATGCCAAGAATCGTAATTGGAATACCCAGCTCGTTAATGACATGCGTATCCGTTGCAAGCTCAGTTGTTATATGCTCGCCAAGCTCCGACGTTCCCATCTCCTCCGTCAGCGTATTCCAGGTGCCAAGGTCCTTCCAGCAGCCGTCAAAAGGAAGCACGGCAACCTGCTTCGCCCGCTCCACGACCTCGTAATCGAAGCTTGTCTTCACCAGCGTGCTGTATTGTTTGACGAGCTCATCGTATTGAATAGGAATCCGCTTCTCGATCAGCAGATTAATCAAATAGCCGAGCTTAAAGGCGAACACGCCGCAGTTCCATAGCGCTCCGCGCTGCATCAGCTCGGATGCTTCCTCCTCGCGCGGCTTTTCAGTGAAATGACGGACAAGCCGGTACGTGCGGGCGTTGCCTGCTTCTGCGCCCGACCCTTCCGCCTCCATAATGTCGCCTGCCGCATTAATAATTAGCTTGGGCTCGCCTGCCTCCGGCACGATGTAGCCGTATTTCTCCGATGGGAAGGTCGGCTTGACGCCCATTAGTGCCATATCGCAGCCAGAATCGTGAATGACCTGCTCCAGCTCGGTTATTTTTTGGAAGAAGGCATTCTCCACATAGGGATCAACCGGAAGAATAGTTACGACTTCATCCAAGCTGACTCCGGCAGCGGAGTACAAATAAACCGCCGATAAAGCGATAGCCGGGAACGTGTCCCGCCGCTCCGGCTCCATAATAAGCGGCACTGCCAAGCCGGCATGCACGCGAATCATTTCCTCCTGCGCCTTGCCGGCGGCGATATAGGATGAGCGCTGCAGCCCCGTCTCGCCAAGCTGGCGCCACACCCGCTCGACCATTGATTCCTT
This window encodes:
- a CDS encoding sugar phosphate nucleotidyltransferase, which translates into the protein MKLILLSGGSGKRLWPLSNDARSKQFLRILNGPGGLKESMVERVWRQLGETGLQRSSYIAAGKAQEEMIRVHAGLAVPLIMEPERRDTFPAIALSAVYLYSAAGVSLDEVVTILPVDPYVENAFFQKITELEQVIHDSGCDMALMGVKPTFPSEKYGYIVPEAGEPKLIINAAGDIMEAEGSGAEAGNARTYRLVRHFTEKPREEEASELMQRGALWNCGVFAFKLGYLINLLIEKRIPIQYDELVKQYSTLVKTSFDYEVVERAKQVAVLPFDGCWKDLGTWNTLTEEMGTSELGEHITTELATDTHVINELGIPITILGIKNAIVAASPDGILVSDKASSPRIKEVLKNRDKRPMYEERRWGYYIVLDYLKYPDGSEVMTKRVCVDRGKNFSYHYHNNRCEVWTILSGEGEMMLDDELRTVKAGDIINIPLGSRHCLLAKTPMEMIEVMRGTQLVEEESVRLEADWNDIMQYCMI